The following are encoded in a window of Salinibacter grassmerensis genomic DNA:
- the groL gene encoding chaperonin GroEL (60 kDa chaperone family; promotes refolding of misfolded polypeptides especially under stressful conditions; forms two stacked rings of heptamers to form a barrel-shaped 14mer; ends can be capped by GroES; misfolded proteins enter the barrel where they are refolded when GroES binds) translates to MAKQIKFDSEARNALQEGVDQIARAVKVTLGPKGRNVVLEKSFGAPTITKDGVTVAKEIELEERLPNIGAQVLKEAASKTNDDAGDGTTTATVLAQSVINAGMKSVTSGANPMDVKRGITAAAEEVVEHLRNQSDPVEGKDRISQVATISANNDDAIGDLIADAFERVGQDGVITVEEARGIETYLDVVEGMQFDRGYLSPYFVTDSEEMEAVLEDAYILIYDDEIGNMQDLLPILEKVSQTNNPLLIIAEDVEGEALATLVVNKMRGTLKVSAVKAPGFGDRRQSMLEDIAVLTGGTVISEEKGYRLENATLDYLGQANRVTIDQDNTTIVGGEGSEEEIEARVNQIRQQISNSTSDYDQEKLQERLAKLAGGVAVLNVGAATEPEMKAQKALVEDALSATRAAVDEGVLPGGGVAYLRALESIEEVEVENEDQEIGVSIVREALEAPLRQIAENTGHEGSIVVQKVKEGDDDFGFNARTEEYGDLLDEGVLDPTKVTRSALENAASVGGILLTTEAAVADLEDEDDDDGGGGGGAGGGMPAGGAGGMGGMGGMGGMGGMM, encoded by the coding sequence ATGGCGAAGCAGATTAAATTCGACTCTGAAGCGCGAAACGCTCTTCAGGAGGGCGTCGACCAGATAGCGAGAGCTGTCAAGGTCACGCTCGGCCCGAAGGGTCGGAACGTCGTGCTTGAGAAATCCTTTGGCGCCCCGACGATTACGAAGGACGGCGTCACAGTCGCAAAAGAAATTGAACTGGAGGAGCGCCTTCCCAACATCGGCGCCCAGGTGCTGAAGGAAGCCGCCTCGAAGACCAACGACGACGCTGGCGACGGCACGACGACGGCAACCGTGCTGGCCCAGTCCGTCATCAACGCCGGTATGAAGAGCGTCACGTCCGGCGCCAACCCGATGGACGTGAAGCGTGGCATTACCGCGGCGGCCGAAGAGGTCGTGGAGCACCTTCGCAACCAGAGCGACCCGGTCGAGGGCAAGGACCGCATCTCACAGGTCGCTACGATCTCGGCCAACAACGACGACGCGATTGGCGACCTTATCGCCGACGCGTTTGAGCGTGTTGGGCAGGACGGTGTGATTACCGTTGAGGAGGCCCGCGGCATCGAGACGTACCTCGACGTGGTCGAGGGCATGCAGTTCGACCGTGGCTACCTCTCCCCGTACTTCGTGACCGACTCGGAGGAGATGGAGGCGGTGCTTGAGGATGCATACATCCTCATCTACGACGACGAGATCGGCAACATGCAGGACCTGCTGCCGATCCTCGAGAAGGTCAGCCAGACGAACAACCCGCTGCTGATCATCGCCGAGGACGTGGAGGGGGAGGCCCTGGCCACGCTCGTGGTGAACAAGATGCGCGGCACGTTGAAGGTGTCTGCCGTGAAGGCGCCTGGATTCGGCGATCGCCGTCAGTCGATGCTCGAAGACATCGCTGTTCTGACCGGCGGCACGGTCATTAGCGAGGAGAAGGGCTACCGCCTCGAGAACGCCACGCTCGACTACCTCGGGCAGGCCAACCGCGTCACCATCGATCAGGACAACACCACGATCGTTGGCGGCGAAGGCTCCGAAGAGGAGATCGAGGCCCGGGTCAACCAGATCCGGCAGCAGATCTCCAACTCCACCTCCGACTACGATCAGGAGAAGCTGCAGGAGCGTCTCGCGAAGCTCGCCGGCGGTGTGGCGGTGCTGAACGTGGGCGCCGCAACCGAGCCGGAGATGAAGGCCCAGAAGGCACTCGTAGAGGACGCACTCAGCGCAACCCGCGCGGCCGTCGACGAAGGCGTGCTTCCGGGTGGCGGTGTCGCGTACCTCCGTGCCCTTGAGTCCATCGAAGAGGTTGAGGTTGAGAACGAGGACCAGGAGATCGGCGTCTCGATTGTGCGTGAGGCCCTTGAGGCCCCGCTGCGCCAGATCGCCGAGAACACGGGTCATGAAGGCTCGATCGTTGTCCAGAAGGTAAAGGAGGGCGACGACGACTTTGGCTTCAACGCTCGCACCGAGGAGTACGGTGATCTCCTCGACGAGGGCGTGCTTGACCCGACGAAGGTCACGCGCTCCGCGCTCGAGAACGCTGCGTCCGTGGGTGGCATTCTGCTGACCACCGAGGCCGCGGTCGCCGACCTCGAAGATGAGGACGACGACGACGGCGGTGGCGGCGGCGGTGCCGGCGGCGGCATGCCTGCTGGCGGTGCCGGAGGCATGGGCGGCATGGGTGGCATGGGCGGCATGGGTGGCATGATGTAA
- the groES gene encoding co-chaperone GroES has product MTSIKPLGDRVVVRPKPAEEKTESGLYIPESAKEKPQEGTVVATGPGRVEDGTRIEMTVEEDDDVLYGKYAGTEVTLDGDEYLIMRESDIFGVVEG; this is encoded by the coding sequence ATGACGAGCATCAAACCTCTCGGCGACCGCGTCGTCGTCCGGCCGAAACCGGCCGAAGAGAAGACCGAAAGCGGTCTTTATATTCCGGAATCGGCGAAGGAGAAGCCCCAAGAGGGAACGGTCGTCGCGACCGGTCCGGGCCGCGTCGAAGATGGCACCCGGATCGAGATGACGGTGGAGGAGGACGATGATGTCCTCTACGGCAAGTACGCCGGCACTGAGGTGACGCTCGACGGTGATGAGTATCTCATCATGCGCGAGAGCGACATCTTCGGCGTCGTTGAAGGGTAA
- a CDS encoding DUF2085 domain-containing protein: MMNGRSVRLVWYGLLAITSGVFALAMLPPILPASLQAVVREGFAPVCHQLPGRSLHFRGVPVALCDRCSGIYVGLVVGVAGTGWGANLWATLGSYGRYALLGALVPMGLDWAGPLLHLWGNGPESRILTGLLFGSVAASYVTARLLHRKARASGMGGPE; this comes from the coding sequence ATGATGAACGGACGCAGCGTACGCCTCGTCTGGTACGGCCTGCTGGCGATCACGAGCGGGGTCTTCGCCCTGGCAATGCTTCCCCCGATCCTGCCGGCGTCGCTCCAGGCCGTGGTGCGGGAGGGTTTCGCACCGGTATGTCACCAATTGCCGGGGCGTTCGCTTCACTTCAGGGGCGTCCCGGTGGCACTTTGTGACCGCTGCAGTGGAATTTACGTTGGGCTGGTCGTGGGCGTGGCGGGGACGGGTTGGGGGGCCAACCTGTGGGCCACGCTCGGATCGTACGGCCGGTACGCACTGCTCGGGGCGCTCGTCCCGATGGGACTCGACTGGGCCGGGCCCCTGTTGCATCTCTGGGGGAACGGACCCGAGAGCCGCATTCTGACTGGGCTTCTCTTCGGAAGTGTAGCGGCCAGTTACGTCACGGCTCGACTTCTCCACCGCAAGGCACGGGCCTCCGGCATGGGTGGTCCCGAGTAG
- the mutY gene encoding A/G-specific adenine glycosylase, which translates to MLDWYDEHKRSMPWREADDPYRIWVSEIMLQQTRVDTVRDYYHRFLETFPTVEALASADRDAVLKHWEGLGFYARARHLHEAAQRVVDEHDGAVPDTMDAIKDLKGVGPYTAAAVLSIAHRKSHAVLDGNVTRVLSRVFAVDEDATTSSAEGHLRDLANELLLPDRPGDFNQAMMELGALVCTPSTPHCDRCPISAVCRAHDAGTEEDYPITPESEPVPHEDIAVGLVFDDDDRLLIQRRPDEGLLGGLWEFPGGKQEGDESMEAACRREVQEELGVGMRDVEPFYTLSHAYSHFKITLHAFRGRLDDGPPEAREDQPFRWVTVDELDDHAFPRANRRLIEELERRQTEPSLFD; encoded by the coding sequence TTGCTCGACTGGTACGACGAGCACAAGCGGTCGATGCCCTGGCGCGAGGCGGACGACCCGTACCGCATTTGGGTCTCGGAGATCATGCTCCAACAGACGCGAGTCGACACTGTGCGCGACTACTATCATCGCTTCCTGGAGACCTTCCCCACGGTTGAGGCCCTCGCGAGCGCCGACCGCGACGCCGTCCTCAAACACTGGGAGGGCCTCGGGTTCTATGCCCGGGCCCGCCACCTCCACGAGGCGGCCCAACGCGTCGTCGACGAGCACGACGGCGCCGTCCCCGACACGATGGACGCCATCAAGGACCTGAAGGGCGTGGGTCCGTATACCGCCGCCGCGGTGCTCTCGATCGCGCACCGGAAGTCCCACGCCGTCCTCGACGGCAACGTGACGCGCGTGCTGAGCCGCGTATTTGCGGTGGACGAGGACGCCACCACGAGCTCCGCCGAAGGGCACCTCCGCGACCTCGCCAACGAACTCCTCCTCCCCGACCGCCCCGGCGACTTTAACCAGGCCATGATGGAGCTCGGCGCGCTCGTCTGCACCCCCAGCACGCCCCACTGCGACCGATGCCCAATCAGCGCAGTGTGCCGCGCCCACGACGCCGGAACGGAGGAAGACTACCCCATCACCCCCGAGTCGGAACCAGTGCCCCACGAAGACATCGCCGTGGGCCTCGTGTTCGACGATGACGACCGGCTCCTCATTCAGCGCCGCCCCGACGAGGGACTGCTCGGCGGGCTCTGGGAATTTCCAGGCGGGAAGCAGGAGGGCGACGAGTCGATGGAGGCGGCGTGTCGGCGGGAGGTGCAGGAGGAGCTCGGCGTCGGAATGCGAGACGTGGAGCCCTTCTACACCCTCTCCCACGCCTATTCCCATTTTAAAATCACCCTTCATGCCTTCCGCGGCCGACTCGACGACGGCCCGCCCGAAGCCCGAGAGGACCAGCCGTTTCGGTGGGTCACGGTCGACGAACTGGACGATCACGCTTTTCCCCGGGCCAACCGGCGGTTGATCGAGGAGCTGGAGCGGCGTCAGACCGAGCCTTCGCTCTTCGACTGA
- a CDS encoding BamA/OMP85 family outer membrane protein gives MIQNLTVSSHRRHVIYPTVGTVLLVLGGLLCIGGQRAVRAQSSVSSPDTRVEQWRLVLDGERVEWPDTVATASPNRVRAVGQRVLRHLRRTGHYYATLDSVSVDTSSAGPDVRFYARRGPRVRVGALRLRGDSAVPAPELRMLMETEEGAPLRPGQLEADIQRLLDRYEEAGRPLAQIRVVETTPSAAGTATIRVTLQIDEGPALWLRRVEASNDARATPELLAYLAGLEKDESLRGYDPDAIQRRLREHDLFRTVGAPQLRVANDGGAVLRIPIEEAPPGAFDAVLGYLPPSPTRNSGQLVGSGHLVLKHLFGGGRRAEFALDRRPGQASVVDVSVADPYLFGRPVRVSGRFRGEQRDSTYGERIYELEGGYRLGNGLELTATLSREAVRPGPAGTQVRGPRQSIPRATTLFYGVGVRYRQLDRSRNPRRGVSLNVQLSQGRKERQFRRVVASGDTTQGSDSFRQERLQGRVRMYLPLFDRQVVVAGGDGSVLLSRDYDRSDLFRLGGATSLRGYDEDRFVGNIAARGLVEYRLQLDRASYAHAFFDLGYVVRPELGATTATRGWHPGYGLGMRLQTALGRISASYALNPQVQSPANGRVHLGLSVGL, from the coding sequence ATGATTCAAAACCTCACAGTGAGCAGTCACCGGCGACACGTCATATACCCGACCGTCGGGACGGTGTTGCTCGTCCTGGGGGGACTGTTGTGCATCGGCGGGCAGCGGGCCGTGCGCGCCCAGTCATCGGTGTCCAGCCCCGACACGCGAGTGGAGCAGTGGCGGCTGGTGCTAGACGGAGAGCGCGTGGAGTGGCCGGACACGGTTGCGACTGCATCGCCCAACCGGGTGCGTGCGGTCGGCCAGCGTGTGCTGCGCCACCTCCGTCGGACGGGACACTACTACGCTACGCTCGATTCGGTGTCCGTCGACACGAGCAGCGCCGGGCCCGATGTCCGATTCTATGCCCGCCGTGGGCCGCGGGTGCGGGTGGGAGCCCTTCGTCTCCGAGGGGACAGCGCCGTGCCGGCGCCCGAATTGCGCATGCTCATGGAGACCGAAGAAGGTGCTCCGCTCCGGCCTGGCCAGTTGGAGGCAGACATTCAACGGCTTCTTGATCGATATGAGGAGGCCGGCCGCCCGCTCGCCCAGATTCGTGTGGTGGAGACGACGCCCTCTGCGGCCGGGACGGCCACCATCCGAGTTACTCTTCAGATCGACGAGGGGCCTGCGCTGTGGCTCCGGCGTGTTGAGGCATCAAACGACGCTCGGGCCACCCCGGAGCTTCTGGCGTACCTGGCGGGGCTGGAGAAGGACGAATCCCTGCGCGGCTATGACCCGGACGCCATCCAGCGTCGCCTCCGAGAGCACGATCTTTTCCGGACGGTGGGAGCGCCCCAACTGCGAGTTGCGAACGACGGGGGCGCCGTTCTCCGCATCCCGATTGAGGAAGCCCCCCCGGGAGCGTTCGACGCCGTGCTTGGCTACCTGCCCCCATCCCCGACCCGCAATTCGGGACAGCTCGTCGGCAGTGGGCATCTGGTCCTGAAGCACCTGTTCGGTGGGGGACGACGGGCCGAATTTGCCCTCGACCGGCGGCCCGGACAGGCGAGTGTTGTCGATGTCTCCGTCGCGGATCCGTACCTGTTCGGGCGTCCGGTGCGGGTGTCCGGCCGGTTTCGGGGAGAGCAGCGGGACTCAACGTACGGGGAGCGGATCTACGAGCTTGAGGGAGGGTACCGGCTGGGCAACGGACTGGAACTGACGGCCACCCTCAGCCGCGAGGCGGTGCGCCCCGGCCCCGCCGGGACGCAGGTTCGCGGCCCCCGCCAGTCGATCCCTCGGGCCACGACCTTGTTCTACGGTGTGGGCGTGCGTTACCGACAGCTCGACCGTTCCCGAAATCCGCGGCGCGGCGTCTCCCTTAACGTCCAGCTTTCGCAGGGCCGCAAGGAGCGCCAGTTCCGCCGCGTTGTGGCCTCTGGCGACACGACCCAGGGTTCCGACTCTTTTCGGCAGGAGCGCCTCCAGGGGCGCGTGCGGATGTACCTTCCGCTCTTCGACCGGCAGGTCGTTGTCGCAGGGGGCGACGGCTCCGTGCTCCTTAGCCGAGACTACGATCGGAGTGACCTGTTCCGGCTCGGCGGGGCCACGTCGCTCCGGGGCTACGACGAGGACCGGTTCGTGGGGAATATTGCGGCACGGGGCCTCGTCGAGTACCGCCTGCAACTCGACCGGGCCTCGTACGCCCACGCCTTCTTCGACCTCGGATACGTCGTGCGTCCCGAACTGGGCGCCACGACGGCCACGCGGGGCTGGCACCCTGGCTACGGCCTCGGGATGCGCCTGCAGACGGCCCTCGGGCGCATCTCGGCCAGCTATGCGCTCAACCCGCAGGTGCAGAGTCCGGCCAACGGGCGTGTGCACCTTGGGCTTTCTGTTGGGCTCTGA
- a CDS encoding RsmE family RNA methyltransferase, with amino-acid sequence MTTNFYAPPSAIRASRVVLPEEEARHLRTVLRGGEGDKMTVVDGDGGWYRARIDHVGPDQVVGTITEQRENVGEPTIDVTVCLGILKKRSRFETFVEKAVELGARRIVPLRTRRTERESIRDERLRNVMVAAMKQCRRSYLPALAAPQSIGSLLTEEAEEMRLVCHAGEKSVPVQQAVTDTRPATSALVLVGPEGGFTPSEVEAAVEAAATPVSLGARRLRAETAGLAVLQSVVGAHPGEVEAAPRPHGQNG; translated from the coding sequence ATGACCACGAACTTCTACGCCCCGCCCTCCGCCATTCGGGCCAGCCGCGTCGTGCTGCCGGAAGAGGAGGCGCGGCACCTGCGAACCGTGCTGCGAGGCGGAGAGGGCGATAAAATGACCGTGGTCGACGGAGACGGCGGCTGGTATCGTGCACGGATCGATCACGTGGGGCCCGACCAAGTGGTGGGGACAATCACGGAGCAACGGGAAAACGTCGGCGAACCCACGATCGACGTGACGGTGTGCCTGGGTATTTTGAAGAAGCGGTCGCGCTTCGAGACGTTCGTGGAGAAGGCGGTGGAGCTGGGGGCCCGGCGCATCGTGCCGCTGCGGACACGGCGTACGGAGCGCGAGTCGATCCGGGACGAGCGGCTCCGGAACGTCATGGTGGCCGCGATGAAGCAGTGTCGCCGCAGCTATCTTCCGGCCCTCGCGGCCCCGCAGTCGATCGGGTCCCTACTCACCGAGGAGGCGGAGGAGATGCGGCTCGTGTGTCATGCGGGGGAGAAATCCGTTCCGGTCCAGCAGGCGGTTACGGACACGCGACCGGCCACGTCGGCCCTCGTACTCGTGGGCCCCGAGGGGGGCTTCACGCCATCGGAGGTTGAGGCGGCCGTCGAGGCAGCGGCCACGCCGGTGTCGCTCGGGGCGCGCCGGCTCCGGGCGGAGACGGCGGGGCTCGCAGTGTTGCAGTCTGTGGTTGGGGCACACCCGGGCGAAGTAGAAGCAGCCCCGAGACCGCACGGGCAAAACGGATGA
- a CDS encoding NUDIX domain-containing protein yields the protein MSDLTERRLSSEQLVDGVLLKAFRDEVRLPNEQTSVREWIDHPGASAIVPVFEDGRTLLVRQFRYPPRRAFLEVPAGKIDEPSEAPVDVAARELEEETGWQAGRFEHVGAAYPCIGYSNEQIHVFTAHDLDRGTQALADGEFVEVVEMGLEEALARARSGDLQDMKTVTALVYAAAHLNESSAAP from the coding sequence ATGAGTGATCTTACCGAACGCCGACTCTCCTCCGAGCAACTCGTTGACGGGGTGCTACTGAAGGCGTTCCGCGACGAGGTGCGTCTGCCCAACGAGCAGACGTCGGTTCGCGAGTGGATCGACCACCCGGGTGCGTCGGCCATCGTCCCGGTGTTCGAGGATGGGCGAACGCTCCTGGTGCGCCAGTTTCGCTACCCGCCCCGACGTGCTTTCCTGGAGGTGCCGGCCGGCAAGATTGACGAACCGAGCGAGGCCCCCGTAGACGTGGCGGCGCGAGAACTGGAGGAGGAGACAGGGTGGCAGGCGGGACGGTTCGAGCACGTCGGGGCGGCCTATCCGTGCATTGGCTACAGCAACGAGCAGATCCACGTGTTTACCGCGCACGACCTGGACCGCGGGACGCAGGCCCTTGCAGATGGGGAGTTTGTGGAAGTCGTCGAGATGGGCCTCGAAGAGGCACTGGCCCGGGCCCGCAGCGGAGACCTTCAAGACATGAAGACGGTCACTGCACTCGTCTACGCCGCGGCGCACCTGAACGAATCATCCGCGGCCCCGTAG
- the secG gene encoding preprotein translocase subunit SecG, whose protein sequence is MFSFMVVLIALIAAVLVLVILMQSGQGQGLSGIASGGATRQVLGTRQAPDMLEKATWTLAAVFISLCVITNFFIDTGEQESVIQQRAQDNPSQQGQTPPGQGNGAAPLPGQGGGSGPSGSGPSGGGGN, encoded by the coding sequence ATGTTTTCATTCATGGTCGTCCTCATCGCCCTCATTGCGGCTGTTCTCGTCCTGGTGATCCTCATGCAGAGCGGCCAGGGGCAGGGCCTCTCGGGCATCGCCTCCGGCGGCGCCACCCGCCAGGTGCTCGGCACGCGACAAGCTCCCGACATGCTTGAGAAAGCGACATGGACCCTCGCGGCGGTGTTTATCTCCCTGTGCGTCATCACCAACTTCTTTATCGACACGGGGGAGCAGGAAAGTGTCATCCAGCAGCGGGCTCAGGACAACCCGTCTCAGCAGGGACAGACGCCTCCGGGTCAGGGGAATGGCGCCGCCCCGCTTCCCGGCCAGGGTGGAGGGAGCGGCCCGAGTGGGAGCGGCCCGAGTGGAGGCGGCGGAAACTAG
- a CDS encoding zinc ribbon domain-containing protein, with product MPTARKKKTDVEDQLRALVRLQHIDNRIDQIQKLRGDLPAEIRDLEDEKAGLETRLDNYDEEVQEQKVAKRQAELDIKEAEGLIDKYEEQQLEVRNNREFDALTKEIESQEERIAEAEETIEEAEETIESNEGSIEETQERLDELEKVLDEKQDELEEVVDDTEDEEKTLEDLRDEASEKVDSRYLKAYSKLRDRLRDGRAVVPLKRGAAAGFAVPPQRQVEIRKRKTVVACEHTGRIIVDQDLYNETVDEMKETLDL from the coding sequence ATGCCGACTGCCCGAAAGAAAAAGACGGATGTGGAGGATCAGCTCCGTGCCCTGGTCCGGCTCCAACATATTGACAACCGGATCGACCAGATCCAGAAGCTCCGCGGCGACCTCCCCGCCGAAATTCGCGATCTGGAGGACGAGAAGGCGGGCCTCGAGACACGCCTCGACAACTACGACGAAGAGGTCCAGGAGCAAAAGGTGGCCAAGCGGCAGGCCGAGCTCGACATCAAGGAGGCTGAGGGCCTCATTGACAAGTACGAGGAGCAGCAGCTCGAAGTCCGCAACAACCGCGAGTTCGACGCGCTCACGAAGGAGATTGAAAGTCAGGAGGAGCGCATCGCCGAGGCCGAAGAGACCATCGAGGAGGCCGAGGAGACCATCGAGTCGAACGAGGGGTCCATTGAGGAAACGCAGGAACGCCTCGACGAGCTCGAGAAGGTACTCGACGAGAAGCAGGACGAGCTCGAAGAGGTCGTCGACGACACGGAGGACGAGGAGAAGACTCTCGAGGATCTCCGGGACGAGGCATCCGAGAAGGTGGACAGCCGCTACCTCAAGGCCTACTCGAAGCTCCGCGATCGCCTCCGCGACGGCCGGGCCGTCGTGCCGCTCAAGCGAGGCGCCGCCGCCGGCTTCGCCGTCCCGCCGCAGCGACAGGTCGAAATCCGGAAGCGAAAGACCGTCGTCGCCTGCGAGCACACCGGACGCATCATCGTCGACCAGGACCTCTACAACGAGACGGTCGACGAAATGAAGGAGACACTCGACCTTTAA
- a CDS encoding Nif3-like dinuclear metal center hexameric protein gives MSDAPAIADITSALEAWAPPGSAQDYDNVGLQVGDASRPVTSAVLALDATPEVLAEAKDQGAELVITHHPLLFRPLDGVTADDYVSNLALQFAEAGVGLYSIHTNLDAAPEGVSFALADRLGLTDVGFLDGFEDTLYKLAVFVPEDAFDGVREALADAGAGRIGDYEACAFASEGTGFFKPGASADPHIGTAGGAVESAHERKLEVEVARWNLGTVMAALQEAHPYEEVAHDLYPVKQKNSQTGLGALGHLEEPMPLSAFLERVATRLDAGSLRYAGDPDVTVERVAVCGGAGSDFIGTARGAGADAYVTADVKYHEFFDVLNRDGTPQMALVDPGHYETEALTEALLRDRLQGQFPRVDWHRTATTTSPMRTFVPTSDSSSNHS, from the coding sequence ATGAGTGACGCGCCCGCCATCGCCGACATCACCTCCGCCCTCGAAGCCTGGGCCCCGCCCGGGTCCGCGCAGGACTACGACAACGTCGGCCTGCAGGTGGGCGATGCATCCCGACCCGTAACGTCTGCGGTGCTGGCGCTCGACGCGACGCCAGAGGTGCTGGCGGAGGCGAAGGACCAGGGCGCCGAGCTCGTGATCACCCACCACCCTCTCCTCTTCCGGCCGCTCGACGGCGTGACGGCCGACGACTATGTGTCCAACTTGGCCCTCCAGTTCGCGGAGGCGGGCGTCGGGCTCTACAGCATCCACACGAACCTCGACGCGGCGCCGGAGGGCGTCTCGTTTGCCCTCGCCGACCGACTGGGGCTGACCGACGTCGGCTTCCTCGACGGCTTTGAAGACACGCTCTACAAACTAGCTGTCTTTGTGCCGGAGGACGCATTCGACGGGGTGCGGGAGGCCCTCGCCGACGCGGGCGCCGGCCGGATCGGCGACTACGAGGCCTGCGCGTTCGCGTCGGAAGGCACCGGCTTCTTCAAGCCCGGCGCCAGCGCCGACCCCCACATCGGGACGGCTGGGGGCGCGGTGGAGTCCGCACACGAGCGCAAGCTCGAGGTGGAGGTGGCCCGCTGGAACCTGGGCACCGTGATGGCGGCCCTGCAGGAGGCTCACCCCTACGAGGAGGTGGCCCACGACCTCTATCCCGTGAAGCAAAAAAACTCGCAGACCGGGCTCGGCGCCCTGGGGCACCTGGAGGAACCGATGCCGCTTTCCGCGTTTCTCGAGCGCGTGGCGACGCGCCTCGACGCCGGCAGCCTGCGCTACGCAGGCGACCCCGACGTGACCGTCGAGCGCGTCGCCGTCTGCGGCGGCGCCGGGAGCGACTTCATCGGCACGGCCCGGGGCGCCGGGGCCGACGCCTACGTCACCGCGGACGTCAAGTACCACGAGTTCTTCGACGTGCTCAACCGCGACGGCACCCCTCAGATGGCCCTCGTCGACCCCGGCCACTACGAAACCGAAGCCCTCACTGAGGCCCTGCTCCGCGACCGGCTCCAGGGGCAGTTTCCCCGAGTCGACTGGCACCGGACGGCCACTACCACCAGCCCCATGCGCACGTTCGTCCCGACGAGCGACTCCTCGAGCAACCACTCGTAG
- a CDS encoding 6-phosphofructokinase, producing the protein MASDSLRVGVLTGGGDCPGINAALRAVTKSLTLQHDAEVLGFRDGFRGVVNRNVDPLHYRDVSGILTRGGTILGASNKADPFNYLPRGGADVSAQVMKTYRNLDLDALVAIGGDGTMSIANRLTDLGVDIVGVPKTIDNDLVGTDRTVGFDTAVSTATDAIDRIHTTAQSHHRVMIVETMGRYSGWIALHAGVASGTDVILLPEIEYEVENVADVCRDRERSGQRFTIIAVAEGARGKKEDYVVQERGEEYTDSIRLGGISRVLADQLREHLDTSIRTTVLGHMQRGGSPTAYDRTLATALGTRAAALVAEATTGVMVAVQNDAFTQVPLDEIAGKTRTVPLNDPLIASGLDVGTSFGVPTSEVSPRAEPASPIHP; encoded by the coding sequence ATGGCCAGTGACTCTCTTCGCGTCGGCGTTCTGACCGGCGGGGGCGACTGCCCCGGCATCAACGCTGCGCTCCGTGCCGTAACGAAGAGCCTTACTCTCCAGCACGATGCGGAGGTGCTCGGCTTCCGGGACGGGTTCCGCGGCGTCGTCAACCGCAACGTCGACCCCCTCCACTACCGCGACGTGAGCGGCATCCTCACCCGGGGCGGCACCATCCTCGGGGCCAGCAATAAGGCCGACCCCTTCAACTACCTTCCCCGGGGGGGCGCCGACGTGTCTGCCCAGGTGATGAAGACCTACCGCAACCTCGACCTAGACGCCCTGGTGGCGATTGGCGGTGACGGGACCATGTCCATCGCCAATCGACTTACCGACCTCGGCGTCGACATCGTGGGCGTGCCTAAGACGATCGACAACGACCTGGTGGGCACCGACCGCACGGTCGGGTTCGACACGGCCGTCAGCACCGCAACCGACGCGATCGACCGCATCCACACGACGGCACAGAGCCACCACCGGGTGATGATCGTCGAGACGATGGGCCGGTACTCGGGCTGGATTGCCCTTCACGCAGGGGTCGCCAGTGGAACCGACGTGATTCTCCTGCCGGAGATCGAGTACGAGGTGGAAAACGTTGCGGACGTGTGCAGGGACCGCGAGCGGAGTGGCCAGCGCTTCACAATCATCGCGGTGGCCGAGGGAGCTCGGGGGAAGAAGGAGGACTACGTGGTGCAGGAGCGGGGCGAAGAATACACCGACTCCATCCGCCTCGGCGGCATCAGCCGCGTCCTCGCCGACCAACTGCGGGAGCACCTCGACACCAGCATCCGGACCACCGTCCTCGGCCACATGCAGCGGGGCGGGTCTCCTACGGCGTACGATCGAACCCTCGCCACGGCCCTGGGCACCCGCGCGGCGGCCCTGGTCGCGGAGGCCACCACGGGCGTCATGGTTGCGGTCCAGAACGATGCCTTCACACAGGTTCCACTCGACGAGATCGCCGGCAAAACCCGAACCGTGCCCCTAAACGATCCGCTCATTGCCTCCGGGCTGGATGTGGGCACTTCGTTCGGGGTCCCGACGTCAGAGGTGTCTCCTCGCGCCGAGCCCGCCTCTCCCATCCACCCGTAG